The following proteins come from a genomic window of Carassius carassius chromosome 10, fCarCar2.1, whole genome shotgun sequence:
- the LOC132152075 gene encoding autophagy-related protein 9A-like, whose product MAHFDTEYQRLEASYSDSPPGEENLLVHVPEGSKSPWHHIENLDLFFQRVYNLHQKNGFTCMLLGEIFELVQLVFVVAFTVFLANCVDYDILFANKFVNHTDSSKVTLPDAFLPVDVCSARIRDNVFVIFILIISWVFWLHRLIKFIYNICCYWEIRSFYINALKMTMADIPYFTWQEVQARIIEIQKEHQICIHKKELTELDIYHRILRFKNYMVAMVNKSLLPVRFRLPLLGNTIFYTRGLKYNFELIFFWGPGSLFENEWSLKPEYKRGGNRLELADRLSSRILWIGIANLLLCPVILIWQILYAFFSYTELIKREPGSLGARCWSLYGRFYLRHFNELDHELMSRLSKGYKASSKYMNCFMSPLPTVVAKNVAFFAGSILAVLIALTIYDEDVLAVEHVLSSITLLGVCITICRSFIPDKHMVYCPEQLLKVILAFIHYMPDHWQGNAHRYETRDEFAQLFQYKAVFILEELLSPVITPFILIFCLRRKSLEIIDFFRNFTVDVVGVGDTCSFAQMDVRQHGHPAWMSAGKTEASIYQQAEDGKTELSLMHFAITNPHWQPPRESTHFISHLKEKVHREAAAGQQGIIAENPEFTSTHSLQSDSEPRSLIANLLMGPPSLASLHLGREGSINPLSIGVSEGASALYSISPVSTSLHLRGSYPSARLPRPDHLAVVAGRAMTGSGTDARTISSGSSAWEGQLTSLVLSEYASTEMSIHALYMHEMHKQQSRGEVSRHTWHRQESDESSESVSEDIEAARNFPRSSTFPTTSHRKGPAQQSGSQECYGGASDPVSGSFRAQRTPRMPMGGWSEENQMGRHHDPVPEEGSEDELPPQIHKVT is encoded by the exons ATGGCCCACTTTGATACAGAGTACCAGCGCCTGGAGGCGTCCTACAGCGACTCCCCTCCCGGAGAAGAGAATCTGCTGGTACATGTTCCAGAGGGATCCAAAT CTCCATGGCACCACATTGAAAATCTGGACCTTTTCTTCCAGAG AGTTTATAATCTACACCAGAAGAATGGATTCACGTGTATGCTGCTGGGAGAAATATTTGAGCTTGT GCAACTGGTGTTTGTGGTGGCATTCACAGTGTTCCTGGCTAATTGTGTGGACTATGACATCCTCTTTGCCAACAAGTTTGTTAATCACACTGATTCCTCAAAGGTTACTCTCCCTGATGCATTTCTTCCAGTGGATGTGTGCAGTGCTAG GATACGTGATAATGTTTTTGTCATCTTCATCCTTATCATATCATGGGTCTTTTGGCTCCACCGTCTCATCAAGTTTATCTACAACATCTGTTGCTACTGGGAGATCAGATCGTTTTACATCAATGCCCTAAAAATGACCATG GCGGACATTCCTTATTTCACCTGGCAGGAGGTGCAGGCAAGGATTATTGAGATACAGAAGGAGCACCAGATTTGCATCCACAAAAAAGAACTGACAGAGCTTGACATCTACCACCGCATACTGCGTTTTAAAAACTACATGGTCGCGATGGTCAATAAGTCACTCCTACCCGTGCGCTTTCGCTTGCCTCTGCTGGGCAACACTATTTTTTATACTCGTGGCCTCAAGTATAACTTTGAGTTGATTTTCTTCTGGGGCCCTGGATCCCTTTTTGAAAACGAGTGGAGTCTGAAGCCAGAGTACAAACGTGGAGGGAACCGTTTAGAGCTAGCGGATCGTCTGAGCTCAAGGATCTTGTGGATTGGAATTGCCAACCTTCTCTTGTGTCCAGTTATCCTGATTTGGCAGATTCTGTATGCGTTCTTCAGCTACACTGAGTTGATCAAGCGGGAGCCGGGAAGCCTGGGTGCTCGATGTTGGTCCCTGTATGGCCGTTTTTACCTCCGACACTTCAATGAACTAGACCATGAGCTGATGTCACGCCTCAGCAAGGGCTACAAGGCCTCCTCGAAGTACATGAACTGCTTCATGTCCCCATTACCGACAGTGGTGGCCAAGAATGTGGCATTCTTTGCGGGCTCCATACTAGCAGTTTTGATTGCATTGACCATTTATGATGAAGATGTATTGGCGGTCGAACACGTGCTCAGCAGTATTACATTACTTGGGGTCTGCATCACAATCTGCAG GTCTTTTATCCCAGACAAACATATGGTGTACTGCCCGGAGCAGCTGCTTAAAGTGATCTTGGCATTTATCCATTACATGCCTGATCATTGGCAGGGTAATGCTCACCGGTATGAGACCAGAGACGAGTTCGCACAGCTCTTTCAGTACAAGGCT GTGTTTATTCTTGAGGAGCTGTTGAGTCCTGTCATCACTCCCTTCATTCTTATTTTTTGCTTGCGGCGTAAATCTCTAGAGATCATAGATTTTTTCCGAAACTTTACGGTGGATGTGGTCGGAGTGGGTGATACTTGCTCTTTTGCACAGATGGATGTCCGTCAACATGGTCATCCTGCG TGGATGTCTGCTGGGAAAACGGAGGCCTCTATCTATCAGCAGGCAGAAGATGGGAAGACTGAACTGTCACTCATGCACTTCGCTATCACAAATCCACACTGGCAGCCCCCTCGGGAGAGCACGCATTTCATCAGCCATCTGAAAGAGAAGGTGCACCGTGAGGCCGCCGCAGGACAGCAGGGAATCATAGCAGAGAATCCTGAATTTACCtcaacccattcactgcagtctGATTCAGAG CCTCGCAGTCTTATTGCAAATCTCCTGATGGGACCCCCTTCCTTGGCCTCGCTGCATCTGGGTCGAGAGGGCTCCATCAATCCTTTGTCCATTGGAGTGAGTGAGGGGGCATCCGCCCTCTATTCCATCTCTCCTGTCAGCACGAGTCTACACCTGCGGGGCAGCTACCCATCTGCCAGACTGCCACGACCTGATCATCTAGCTGTGGTGGCTGGACGAGCGATGACAGGCTCAGG CACTGATGCCCGTACCATCAGCTCTGGCAGTAGTGCCTGGGAAGGCCAGCTAACCAGTTTGGTCCTATCAGAGTACGCCTCCACAGAGATGAGCATTCATGCCCTTTACATGCATGAG ATGCACAAGCAGCAGTCGCGAGGTGAGGTGTCTCGACACACCTGGCACAGACAAGAGAGTGACGAGAGCAGTGAGAGTGTCAGTGAGGACATAGAAGCAGCCCGCAACTTCCCCCGGTCCAGTACTTTCCCAACCACTTCACACAGGAAGGGGCCAGCACAGCAGAGCGGCAGCCAAGAGTGCTACGGCGGAGCCTCAG ATCCTGTTTCTGGAAGCTTTCGGGCCCAGAGAACTCCTCGTATGCCTATGGGCGGCTGGTCTGAGGAGAACCAAATGGGCAGACATCACGACCCAGTGCCCGAGGAGGGGTCTGAGGATGAGCTACCACCACAAATTCATAAG GTGACTTAA